The following proteins are co-located in the Spirosoma montaniterrae genome:
- a CDS encoding DUF72 domain-containing protein translates to MEFGKTPNLDTVNFALPPGAPFNARVWAAVEPTPRNLSWQPQVYIGGPIWANKDYVGKVYPSTAKERDFLHYYTRQFNTIELNLTHYQIPTAGMIAKWKTEATGSPARPGFTYCPKFPQIISHERLLVASESLTDEFVNAILSLEEFLGMSFLQLPPSFGPEKWPVLETYLKSLPDELDVAVEFRHPDWFRPQIWNQTLERLHNLHRHVVITDVAGRRDVLHMGLSSPVLTLRFIANEGHPTDYSRADAWVQRLKTWFEKGLQTAYLFIHGGGDNDTAPELILYWTRQLNQHCGLNLREPVLQPKVVQGSLF, encoded by the coding sequence ATGGAATTCGGAAAAACGCCTAATCTCGATACGGTTAACTTCGCACTGCCACCGGGTGCGCCTTTCAACGCCCGCGTATGGGCAGCGGTTGAGCCAACGCCCCGTAACCTGAGTTGGCAACCGCAGGTGTACATAGGCGGGCCAATCTGGGCGAACAAGGATTATGTTGGCAAGGTGTATCCTTCAACTGCCAAAGAGCGTGATTTCCTGCATTATTACACCCGGCAGTTCAACACCATTGAACTCAATCTGACTCATTACCAGATTCCGACAGCGGGTATGATCGCAAAATGGAAAACGGAAGCTACCGGGTCGCCCGCCCGGCCCGGCTTTACGTATTGCCCTAAGTTTCCGCAGATTATCAGCCACGAACGCCTGTTGGTTGCTTCCGAGAGCCTGACCGACGAGTTTGTGAATGCTATATTGAGTTTAGAAGAGTTTCTGGGTATGTCGTTTCTGCAATTGCCGCCCTCGTTCGGGCCGGAGAAATGGCCGGTGCTGGAAACGTACCTGAAATCGCTGCCCGATGAGTTGGACGTGGCCGTTGAGTTTCGCCACCCCGACTGGTTTCGCCCCCAAATCTGGAACCAAACCCTCGAACGGCTGCACAACCTGCATCGGCACGTAGTGATTACCGACGTAGCCGGTCGGCGCGACGTGCTGCATATGGGTCTGAGCAGCCCCGTACTAACGCTACGATTCATTGCCAACGAAGGCCACCCTACCGACTATAGCCGCGCCGACGCCTGGGTGCAACGGCTGAAAACCTGGTTCGAGAAGGGGCTACAAACGGCTTATCTATTCATTCACGGCGGGGGCGACAACGACACCGCGCCCGAACTGATTCTATACTGGACACGGCAGCTCAACCAACACTGTGGCCTCAATCTACGCGAGCCGGTGCTACAGCCGAAAGTCGTGCAGGGTAGTTTGTTTTGA
- a CDS encoding RNA-guided endonuclease InsQ/TnpB family protein, with translation MKVRYTFRCYPTDTQAQELSRVFGHTRFTWNWALRLRTDAWANGERINYNQSSAALTALKKTPEHQWLNEVSCVPLQQSLRNLQTAFGNFFAGRAKYPRFKSKRDRQSAEYTTSAFKYTNSVLSLAKIGKLKVRWSRSFTSQPTTVTISKTGAGRYYVSLVLDETPQTFAKTGESIGVDLGINRLATLSNGERIANLRFTRKYETKLAKAQKSLSRKTKGSGRWNRQRIKVAKVHEKLSNARVDHLNKVTTDIVRRFDVIAVEDLNVRGLVRNRKLAKHISDASFGRFVSMLDYKCVWRGKALVKIDRFFPSSKRCWCCGYVAQAMPLTVRNWQCPDCKREHDRDENAAKNIWNFAVGLTV, from the coding sequence GTGAAAGTCCGGTACACGTTTCGCTGCTATCCCACCGATACGCAGGCTCAGGAATTGAGCCGGGTATTTGGGCATACGCGCTTTACCTGGAACTGGGCCTTGCGGTTGCGGACAGATGCGTGGGCCAATGGGGAACGCATCAACTACAACCAATCCAGTGCCGCCCTGACCGCTCTCAAAAAGACTCCTGAACACCAGTGGCTCAACGAGGTCAGTTGCGTCCCTTTGCAACAGAGTCTCAGAAACCTGCAAACCGCGTTCGGCAACTTCTTTGCGGGCCGGGCTAAGTACCCCCGATTCAAGAGCAAACGCGACAGACAAAGTGCTGAATACACCACCTCTGCTTTCAAGTATACCAACAGTGTTTTGAGTCTTGCCAAAATTGGTAAACTTAAAGTCCGTTGGTCGCGCTCGTTCACCTCTCAGCCGACGACTGTGACTATCAGCAAGACGGGGGCCGGACGCTATTACGTCTCGCTGGTGTTGGACGAAACACCCCAGACGTTCGCCAAAACCGGCGAATCTATCGGCGTTGATTTGGGTATCAATCGACTGGCAACGCTGAGTAACGGCGAACGGATTGCTAATCTGAGATTTACCAGAAAGTACGAAACCAAGTTGGCAAAAGCCCAAAAGTCCCTGAGCCGGAAAACCAAAGGTTCGGGACGTTGGAACCGTCAACGTATCAAAGTTGCCAAAGTCCACGAAAAGTTGTCCAATGCCCGCGTTGACCACCTCAACAAAGTCACGACCGACATAGTACGCCGGTTTGACGTAATCGCGGTGGAAGACCTGAACGTGCGGGGTCTGGTCAGAAATCGTAAACTGGCAAAGCATATCAGCGACGCTTCGTTCGGTCGGTTCGTGTCGATGCTGGATTACAAGTGTGTTTGGCGGGGTAAAGCGTTGGTGAAGATTGACCGTTTCTTTCCCTCCTCCAAACGGTGTTGGTGCTGTGGCTACGTGGCTCAGGCTATGCCCCTTACTGTGCGTAACTGGCAATGCCCCGACTGTAAACGTGAGCATGACCGCGACGAGAATGCGGCTAAGAATATTTGGAATTTTGCGGTAGGGCTTACCGTCTAA